Proteins from one Pelodiscus sinensis isolate JC-2024 chromosome 21, ASM4963464v1, whole genome shotgun sequence genomic window:
- the PROCA1 gene encoding protein PROCA1, whose protein sequence is MRGAAAPLPSGGGSGRREPGPPRSACGSPGSGGRQPPGATWAPEPAGGAARRRAKRGFTYPGTLWCGAGTNAESYEQLGEHRETDRCCREHDHCQHVIHPFTSRYGYRNLRWHTVSHCACDRRLQGCLRQVNDTASRVVGQAFFNVIQVPCFEFAYQEQCAEPYLYLWCRKYHTVPIAVAREPVLYEFGGERIDAAAVGRPAALPSTPLPPSRAPARTGTQGLGSFGTSLAPGPKPGSRQQGQGKKRGGKSKKGKRLKKGPSTAGVLGLPTPAAEAASLSSKHLGGAEAGRELLDTGGRENAFNAILNDAPAAAALAPRGPEQAPGTAQPQGKARTPPRPPGASRRRQRERSGRKGRSQRAGPLPKLL, encoded by the exons ATGCGCGGCGCTGCGGCTCCTTTGCCTTCTGGCGGCGGCTCGGGGCGCCGAGAGCCCGGGCCGCCCCGCTCCGCCTGCGGCTCCCCGGGCTCGGGCGGGCGGCAGCCGCCGGGGGCCACGTGGGCGCCGGAGCCGGCGGGAGGCGCCGCCCGCAGACGGGCCAAGCGGGGCTTCACCTACCCGGGCACCCTGTGGTGCGGGGCCGGCACCAACGCCGAGAGCTACGAGCAGCTGG GGGAGCACCGGGAGACGGACAGGTGCTGCCGGGAGCACGACCACTGCCAGCACGTCATccaccccttcacctcccgctacGGCTACCGCAACCTGCGCTGGCACACCGTGAGCCACTGCGCCTGCGACCGCCG gctgcaggggTGCCTGCGGCAGGTGAACGACACGGCCTCCCGCGTGGTGGGCCAGGCCTTCTTCAACGTCATCCAGGTGCCCTGCTTCGAGTTCGCCTACCAGGAGCAGTGCGCCGAGCCCTACCTGTACCTCTG gtGCAGGAAGTACCACACGGTGCCCATCGCCGTGGCCCGGGAGCCGGTGCTCTACGAGTTCGGCGGGGAGCGGATCGACGCAGCTGCTGTGGGCAGGCCAGCggccctgcccagcacccccctgcctCCGTCGAGGGCCCCTGCCCGGACCGGCACCCAGGGGCTGGGCAGCTTCGGGACATCGCTGGCCCCGGGGCCCAAGCCAGGCAGCCGGCAGCAGGGGcaagggaagaagaggggggggAAAAGCAAGAAAGGCAAAAGGCTGAAGAAAGGCCCATCCACAGCAGGggtgctggggctccccacccccgctgcagaggctgcctccctctcctctaagcacctggggggggcagaggcgggcCGGGAGCTGCTGgacactgggggcagggagaacgcCTTCAATGCCATCCTGAACGATGCCCCTGCAGCGGCTGCCTTGGCACCGCGGGGGCCAGAGCAGGCTCCCGGCacggcccagccccagggcaagGCCAGGACCCCGCCTAGGCCCCCAGGCgccagcaggaggaggcagagggaaagaagtggaaggaagggcaggagccagagaGCTGGGCCTCTGCCCAAGCTGCTATGA
- the LOC142819221 gene encoding LOW QUALITY PROTEIN: adenine phosphoribosyltransferase-like (The sequence of the model RefSeq protein was modified relative to this genomic sequence to represent the inferred CDS: deleted 1 base in 1 codon): MDLWRVPARRERGWYLALMAPNAKGPSYAWLDPSRLYCHWQGLQDCIADLLQPFHHDAIDLVAGIDAMGFILGAAIANTLQKGFLAIRKAGHLCVETRSQPYTDYSARRKLMEMRTDAIQPGLRVLLVDQWVETGGTMRAAVQLVEQQGGVVAGVAAVCIEDSEGGRWLQERYKCSHCVPHHLMPQFNSHWLESFQDAGTSPGQA, from the exons ATGGACCTGTGGCGTGTGCCCGCCAGACGAGAGCGG GGCTGGTACTTAGCGCTCATGGCCCCCAATGCCAAGGGCCCCAGTTATGCTTGGCTGGACCCCTCCAGGCTGTACTGCCACTGGCAG ggcctgcaggactgcATCGCCGACCTGCTCCAGCCCTTCCACCACGACGCCATCGACCTCGTCGCTGGAATCGACGCCATGGGCTTCATCCTAG GCGCCGCCATCGCCAACACCCTGCAGAAGGGCTTCCTGGCCATCCGCAAAGCCGGGCACCTGTGCGTGGAGACCCGCTCGCAGCCCTACACCGACTACTCCGCCCGCCGCAAGCTCATGGAGATGAGGACAGACGCCATCCAGCCAG GTCTGCGTGTCCTGCTGGTGGATCAGTGGGTGGAGACGGGGGGCACCATGCGCGCTGCCGTCCagctggtggagcagcaggggggcGTGGTTGCAG GTGTGGCAGCCGTCTGCATCGAGGACAGCGAGGGCGGCCGGTGGCTGCAGGAGCGTTACAAGTGTTCGCACTGCGTCCCCCACCACCTGATGCCCCAGTTCAACAGCCACTGGCTGGAGTCCTTCCAGGACGCGGGGACCTCGCCCGGCCAGGCATAG